The Populus alba chromosome 4, ASM523922v2, whole genome shotgun sequence genome contains a region encoding:
- the LOC118056022 gene encoding receptor protein kinase-like protein ZAR1 isoform X1, translating to MVLQFVSLVFFIVHYIAFAGSVNDEGLALLSFKQSIQDSTARSLDNWNSSDANPCSWYGVTCREEKVFSLRLPNKGLAGMLQLDTGKLVALSHVNLRSNYLSGSLPVELFNAAGLKSLILSGNSFSGTVPEEIRNLEHLQTLDLSQNSFNGSLPSYLIQCKRLKNLVLSRNIFTGFLPDELGNNLVMLQTLNLSHNSFRGLIPGSLGNLSSLRGVLDLSHNLFDGPIPASLGNLPELVYINLTYNNLSGAIPQTDALVNVGPTAFIGNPLLCGPPLKNPCPPTTSYPNIDPKPLAVGDSSGKPGRGKWCLVVIASVASTMVGICLVALSFRYWYKKVYGRKEGMRTQGRSFEEKSMVRKEMFCFRTDDLESLSETMEQYTFVPLDSKVSFDLEQLLKASAFLVGKSGIGIVYKVVLEKGLTVAVRRLEDGGSQRFREFQTAVEAIGKIRHPNIVSLLAYCWCTNEKLLIYDYVPNGDLATAIHGRTGMTYFKPLSWSIRLRIMKGFAKGLAFLHECSPKRYVHGNLKTSNVLLGENMEPHISDFGLNCFAYTSEESIPVQGEQMSGGTPQQGSPYALTPTHSSMPGSCYEAPESSKVMKPSQKWDVYSFGVILLEIISGKSPIMQMSLSGMDLVRWIQLSIEVKPPSEVLDPFLARDSDKEHEMIAVLKIALACVHASPDKRPSMKNVSENLERLVSST from the exons ATGGTTCTGCAATTTGTTTCTCTAGTTTTCTTTATTGTCCACTATATTGCTTTTGCTGGTTCTGTCAATGATGAAGGTCTTGCTCTTCTATCCTTCAAGCAATCAATACAAGACTCCACGGCTCGCAGTCTGGACAACTGGAACTCATCAGATGCGAACCCGTGTTCCTGGTATGGAGTTACATGCAGAGAAGAGAAGGTCTTTTCTCTCAGGCTTCCAAACAAAGGACTAGCTGGGATGCTGCAACTTGATACTGGTAAGCTTGTTGCCTTGAGTCATGTTAATCTCAGGAGTAACTACCTCTCTGGAAGCTTGCCAGTCGAGCTCTTTAATGCAGCAGGGTTAAAATCCTTGATACTCTCAGGAAACTCATTTTCAGGGACAGTTCCTGAAGAGATAAGGAACCTCGAGCACCTACAGACCCTAGATCTTTCTCAAAATTCTTTCAATGGGTCATTACCTTCATATCTTATTCAATGCAAGAGACTGAAAAATCTTGTACTCAGTCGAAACATTTTCACCGGCTTTCTACCAGATGAGTTAGGTAACAATTTGGTTATGCTTCAGACACTGAATCTTTCACATAACAGCTTCAGGGGTTTGATCCCTGGCAGCCTAGGCAACTTGTCAAGCTTGCGAGGAGTGCTTGATCTATCTCACAATCTTTTCGACGGCCCTATTCCAGCAAGCCTAGGAAATCTTCCTGAGCTCGTTTATATCAATCTCACCTACAACAATCTTAGCGGTGCAATACCACAAACTGATGCTCTGGTGAATGTAGGTCCAACTGCTTTTATTGGCAACCCTCTTCTCTGTGGGCCTCCTCTGAAAAATCCATGTCCTCCAACCACTTCCTATCCAAATATTGATCCTAAGCCGTTAGCAGTAGGAGACAGCTCAGGCAAGCCAGGGAGAGGAAAATGGTGCTTGGTCGTGATTGCATCTGTTGCCAGCACAATGGTGGGAATTTGCCTAGTTGCGTTATCTTTCCGTTACTGGTACAAGAAGGTTTATGGTCGTAAAGAAGGCATGCGTACTCAGGGCCGCAGTTTTGAAGAAAAGTCAATGGTTAGAAAGGAAATGTTCTGCTTCAGAACAGATGACTTGGAATCTCTATCAGAAACCATGGAACAATACACCTTTGTCCCATTAGACTCAAAGGTCAGTTTTGATCTTGAACAACTTCTGAAAGCATCTGCTTTTCTGGTTGGAAAGAGCGGTATAGGGATTGTCTATAAAGTCGTTCTTGAAAAGGGGCTAACTGTGGCAGTGAGGAGACTGGAAGATGGAGGTTCTCAGAGGTTCAGGGAGTTTCAAACTGCAGTTGAAGCAATAGGCAAAATTAGACATCCAAACATTGTCAGCCTTCTAGCTTATTGCTGGTGCACCAACGAGAAGTTGCTTATCTATGATTACGTGCCCAATGGTGACCTTGCCACCGCAATTCATG GAAGAACAGGAATGACATACTTTAAACCTCTTTCATGGTCCATTCGACTTAGAATCATGAAAGGATTCGCAAAGGGTCTAGCTTTTCTACATGAATGCAGTCCCAAAAGGTATGTCCATGGAAATTTAAAGACTAGCAATGTACTGCTCGGGGAGAACATGGAGCCCCACATCTCCGATTTCGGACTCAACTGCTTTGCTTATACTAGTGAAGAATCCATACCAGTTCAGGGGGAACAAATGTCAGGCGGAACACCACAACAGGGTTCTCCATATGCTTTGACACCAACACATTCAAGCATGCCGGGGTCTTGTTATGAAGCTCCCGAGTCCTCAAAAGTCATGAAACCATCACAGAAATGGGATGTTTACTCATTTGGGGTAATTCTATTGGAGATCATTTCTGGGAAGTCACCAATTATGCAGATGAGTCTGTCGGGAATGGATCTAGTCCGATGGATTCAGCTTAGCATTGAAGTGAAGCCACCATCCGAAGTACTAGATCCCTTCTTAGCTCGTGATTCGGACAAGGAACATGAGATGATTGCAGTACTTAAGATTGCTCTAGCCTGTGTTCATGCGAGCCCTGACAAGAGACCCTCCATGAAGAATGTGAGTGAAAATCTGGAAAGATTGGTCTCATCGACTTAA
- the LOC118056022 gene encoding receptor protein kinase-like protein ZAR1 isoform X2 — protein sequence MVLQFVSLVFFIVHYIAFAGSVNDEGLALLSFKQSIQDSTARSLDNWNSSDANPCSWYGVTCREEKVFSLRLPNKGLAGMLQLDTGTVPEEIRNLEHLQTLDLSQNSFNGSLPSYLIQCKRLKNLVLSRNIFTGFLPDELGNNLVMLQTLNLSHNSFRGLIPGSLGNLSSLRGVLDLSHNLFDGPIPASLGNLPELVYINLTYNNLSGAIPQTDALVNVGPTAFIGNPLLCGPPLKNPCPPTTSYPNIDPKPLAVGDSSGKPGRGKWCLVVIASVASTMVGICLVALSFRYWYKKVYGRKEGMRTQGRSFEEKSMVRKEMFCFRTDDLESLSETMEQYTFVPLDSKVSFDLEQLLKASAFLVGKSGIGIVYKVVLEKGLTVAVRRLEDGGSQRFREFQTAVEAIGKIRHPNIVSLLAYCWCTNEKLLIYDYVPNGDLATAIHGRTGMTYFKPLSWSIRLRIMKGFAKGLAFLHECSPKRYVHGNLKTSNVLLGENMEPHISDFGLNCFAYTSEESIPVQGEQMSGGTPQQGSPYALTPTHSSMPGSCYEAPESSKVMKPSQKWDVYSFGVILLEIISGKSPIMQMSLSGMDLVRWIQLSIEVKPPSEVLDPFLARDSDKEHEMIAVLKIALACVHASPDKRPSMKNVSENLERLVSST from the exons ATGGTTCTGCAATTTGTTTCTCTAGTTTTCTTTATTGTCCACTATATTGCTTTTGCTGGTTCTGTCAATGATGAAGGTCTTGCTCTTCTATCCTTCAAGCAATCAATACAAGACTCCACGGCTCGCAGTCTGGACAACTGGAACTCATCAGATGCGAACCCGTGTTCCTGGTATGGAGTTACATGCAGAGAAGAGAAGGTCTTTTCTCTCAGGCTTCCAAACAAAGGACTAGCTGGGATGCTGCAACTTGATACTG GGACAGTTCCTGAAGAGATAAGGAACCTCGAGCACCTACAGACCCTAGATCTTTCTCAAAATTCTTTCAATGGGTCATTACCTTCATATCTTATTCAATGCAAGAGACTGAAAAATCTTGTACTCAGTCGAAACATTTTCACCGGCTTTCTACCAGATGAGTTAGGTAACAATTTGGTTATGCTTCAGACACTGAATCTTTCACATAACAGCTTCAGGGGTTTGATCCCTGGCAGCCTAGGCAACTTGTCAAGCTTGCGAGGAGTGCTTGATCTATCTCACAATCTTTTCGACGGCCCTATTCCAGCAAGCCTAGGAAATCTTCCTGAGCTCGTTTATATCAATCTCACCTACAACAATCTTAGCGGTGCAATACCACAAACTGATGCTCTGGTGAATGTAGGTCCAACTGCTTTTATTGGCAACCCTCTTCTCTGTGGGCCTCCTCTGAAAAATCCATGTCCTCCAACCACTTCCTATCCAAATATTGATCCTAAGCCGTTAGCAGTAGGAGACAGCTCAGGCAAGCCAGGGAGAGGAAAATGGTGCTTGGTCGTGATTGCATCTGTTGCCAGCACAATGGTGGGAATTTGCCTAGTTGCGTTATCTTTCCGTTACTGGTACAAGAAGGTTTATGGTCGTAAAGAAGGCATGCGTACTCAGGGCCGCAGTTTTGAAGAAAAGTCAATGGTTAGAAAGGAAATGTTCTGCTTCAGAACAGATGACTTGGAATCTCTATCAGAAACCATGGAACAATACACCTTTGTCCCATTAGACTCAAAGGTCAGTTTTGATCTTGAACAACTTCTGAAAGCATCTGCTTTTCTGGTTGGAAAGAGCGGTATAGGGATTGTCTATAAAGTCGTTCTTGAAAAGGGGCTAACTGTGGCAGTGAGGAGACTGGAAGATGGAGGTTCTCAGAGGTTCAGGGAGTTTCAAACTGCAGTTGAAGCAATAGGCAAAATTAGACATCCAAACATTGTCAGCCTTCTAGCTTATTGCTGGTGCACCAACGAGAAGTTGCTTATCTATGATTACGTGCCCAATGGTGACCTTGCCACCGCAATTCATG GAAGAACAGGAATGACATACTTTAAACCTCTTTCATGGTCCATTCGACTTAGAATCATGAAAGGATTCGCAAAGGGTCTAGCTTTTCTACATGAATGCAGTCCCAAAAGGTATGTCCATGGAAATTTAAAGACTAGCAATGTACTGCTCGGGGAGAACATGGAGCCCCACATCTCCGATTTCGGACTCAACTGCTTTGCTTATACTAGTGAAGAATCCATACCAGTTCAGGGGGAACAAATGTCAGGCGGAACACCACAACAGGGTTCTCCATATGCTTTGACACCAACACATTCAAGCATGCCGGGGTCTTGTTATGAAGCTCCCGAGTCCTCAAAAGTCATGAAACCATCACAGAAATGGGATGTTTACTCATTTGGGGTAATTCTATTGGAGATCATTTCTGGGAAGTCACCAATTATGCAGATGAGTCTGTCGGGAATGGATCTAGTCCGATGGATTCAGCTTAGCATTGAAGTGAAGCCACCATCCGAAGTACTAGATCCCTTCTTAGCTCGTGATTCGGACAAGGAACATGAGATGATTGCAGTACTTAAGATTGCTCTAGCCTGTGTTCATGCGAGCCCTGACAAGAGACCCTCCATGAAGAATGTGAGTGAAAATCTGGAAAGATTGGTCTCATCGACTTAA
- the LOC118056068 gene encoding LOW QUALITY PROTEIN: protein PLASTID MOVEMENT IMPAIRED 2-like (The sequence of the model RefSeq protein was modified relative to this genomic sequence to represent the inferred CDS: inserted 1 base in 1 codon; deleted 1 base in 1 codon), whose protein sequence is MDRRVFDDRRRIGTVKAAVNMYGDRILESSSSSLKKPAQMDLPEKSSSRAKDLRFAERDLVRYKESRRAAESAEGKAESRLSEAKRKVKDLALQIEQSNFKFKAQTRDMDMLEKLIKHEDKALIVGSAESHQYVKVTRELEGVKQERSKLKIEMVSVLEEKMRIEKEIASSSSKLSSNMNHVEAIRKKIDEANEEQMPVELTRIEALKEFGEIQAQREKEASEFSPAMVESKKKMKNAKEEDSSSKDLESKLAVTLYDANLFRRELKLAKNMDKRXRNDSMKHLGDRFRKGKQLEDSPALKSITEELHAAKKELASIREEGFQFMTSMDIIRNELRDVTEETARLEKEKEKADITAQNLNSKLLRAKSKLETACAVEEKAKSILSSLSVTLEQLKTETELARKEKKLISEETANIKSEIHKTESQMDLTEGKLQAAILELQAVKTSESLALENLRNVIENTMRSRASASQHSSSITILKFEYEYLTGHTAKAEEIADKKVAAAHAWIEALKASEKEILMKIELAHRDIRETRVEEEQEIYRTESSLTGKRMVEGEIRKWRQTSNSKTEAENPQQPSPRKSMEANGNQTPSRRSNLRNSGSPAVRMTPRSTSITIKKKGTVEPNLAKFFIGKS, encoded by the exons ATGGATAGGAGAGTGTTTGATGACAGGAGGAGAATTGGGACAGTGAAAGCAGCCGTTAATATGTATGGAGATAGAATTCTTGAGAGTAGCAGCTCTTCACTGAAGAAACCAGCCCAGATGGATTTGCCTGAG AAGTCTTCCTCAAGAGCTAAGGATCTGCGCTTTGCTGAGAGAGACTTGGTTAGATATAAAGAGAGTAGAAGGGCTGCAGAGTCGGCAGAAGGCAAAGCAGAATCAAGACTCTCAGAGgcgaaaagaaaagtgaaagatCTTGCTTTACAGATTGAGCAATCTAACTTCAAGTTTAAAGCTCAGACGAGAGACATGGACATGCTAGAGAAGTTGATTAAGCACGAAGACAAGGCTTTGATTGTTGGGAGTGCTGAAAGCCATCAGTATGTTAAAGTGACAAGGGAGTTGGAAGGTGTGAAGCAAGAACGGAGTAAACTTAAGATTGAGATGGTTTCTGTTTTGGAAGAGAAAATGCGGATAGAGAAGGAAATAGCAAGCTCAAGTTCTAAATTGTCGTCTAATATGAACCACGTGGAAGCAATCAGGAAGAAGATTGACGAGGCAAATGAAGAGCAAATGCCAGTTGAGTTGACACGGATTGAGGCCTTGAAAGAGTTTGGAGAAATTCAAGCTCAAAGAGAGAAGGAAGCAAGTGAATTCTCGCCTGCAATGGTGGAAagtaagaagaaaatgaagaatgCCAAAGAGGAAGACAGCAGTTCGAAAGATCTCGAGTCTAAATTGGCTGTTACATTATATGATGCCAATTTGTTTCGAAGGGAGCTAAAGCTTGCTAAAAATATGGACAAAA GAAGAAATGACAGTATGAAGCATCTGGGAGACCGTTTCCGGAAAGGCAAGCAGTTGGAGGATTCCCCTGCATTGAAGTCCATAACTGAAGAATTGCACGCAGCTAAGAAAGAATTGGCTTCGATTAGGGAAGAGGGTTTTCAGTTCATGACCTCAATGGATATCATAAGGAATGAGCTGAGGGATGTAACAGAAGAAACAGCTCGattggagaaagaaaaagagaaagctGATATAACTGCTCAAAATCTGAACTCAAAGCTGCTGAGAGCAAAATCTAAATTGGAAACTGCATGTGCAGTTGAGGAGAAGGCAAAATCAATTTTATCCAGTCTGTCTGTGACACTTGAACAGTTGAAGACCGAAACGGAGTTAGCAAGGAAAGAGAAGAAGCTCATCAGTGAAGAAACTGCAAATATTAAGTCAGAAATCCATAAAACTGAGTCTCAAATGGACTTGACTGAGGGAAAATTGCAGGCGGCAATTCTGGAGCTTCAAGCAGTCAAAACATCAGAGTCTTTAGCTCTTGAGAATCTGCGAAACGTTATTGAAAATACCATGAGATCTAGAGCTTCTGCTTCTCAACATAGTTCATCGATTACCATCTTAAAGTTTGAATATGAGTATTTAACTGGACATACAGCCAAGGCTGAAGAAATTGCAGACAAAAAGGTTGCAGCAGCTCATGCATGGATTGAAGCACTGAAAGCCAGCGAAAAGGAGATATTGATGAAAATTGAACTAGCTCATAGAGATATCAGAGAGACAAGGGTAGAGGAGGAGCAAGAGATATATAGAACTGAGAGTTCACTAACTGGTAAAAGAATGGTAGAGGGAGAGATAAGAAAGTGGAGACAAACGAGCAATTCAAAA ACAGAAGCTGAGAACCCGCAACAGCCATCGCCAAGGAAATCCATGGAAGCTAATGGTAATCAGACTCCATCAAGACGTTCCAATCTCCGAAATTCTGGTTCTCCAGCAGTTCGAATGACTCCTCGATCAACTTCAATCACTATCAAGAAGAAAGGAACAGTGGAGCCAAATTTAGCCAAGTTTTTCATTGGAAAGAGTTGA